CAGCGCCATCCGGCTCGCGCGAAAGCACAGGCAGACCGCGGCGAGCCCGACCAGCCACACCATGTACTGCGGGCTGATGACCCGGCTGGTCGCGGTGAACATCAGCACGGCCACGAACGCGGCGTCCGCGAGCGTGTGCGGCGGGAACCGCCTGGCACTCAGCCGCCACAGCAGCAGCCAGCCGAACGCGAGCGCGGTCAGCACCAGGGCCGCCGTGCTCACCAGGTCGACGTGCGGGCCGAGGAACTCCACCGAGCCGTAGTTCAGCAGCACCTGGCCGTTCCAGCCGTGGTGCCGGGCCACATGGAAGACGAGGGAGCCGAGCGACTCCACCTCGGTGCCGCGGTCGCGCTGGAAGGTCAGGAAGGCGAACGCGCCGGGCATCGTGATCCAGAACACCGCCGCGATCACGGCCGCCGTCACCACGGCCGACCCCCAGGCGCGCCGCCGCACGGCCCCGACCAGCAGCAGCACCGGCCACACCTTCACCATCGCGCCGAACGCGACGAGCGCCCCCATCACGCGCGGATGACGCACCCCGGCCAGCAGCGCCGCGACCGCGACGGCCGTCACCATCAGGTCGTAGCGGGCGTACACGGTCGGGCCGAGCAGCGGCACGCCGATGACCCACACCCAGGTGCCCCGCCGCGTGCTGCCGGAGCGCGAACCCGCGTACAGGAGCAGCCCGAAGACGACCAGGTCGGCGACGAAGGCCAGCACGAAGAAGGCGTGCGGATAGTCCAGGAACGGCAGCAGGCCGGGGGAGAGGATCGCGAGGGCGGCGGCCGGCGGGTACTGCCAGGTGACGTCCTGCCGGGGGAACGAGCCGTGCCGCAGCACGTCGTACCAGCCCTGGTAGATCACCGACACGTCACTCGTGACGTCCGGGCCGGGGAAGACGTAGACCTTGGTGACGAAGAGCAGCAGCAGCACCCTGGTCAGCGCCCAGATGCCGAGCAGCGCGGTCATCCCCAGCGCCACCCTCGCGCGACTGGCGCCCGTCATGCCCACCTGGCCCTCTTCGTCCGGATTCCGTGTGCGTCGCCGCCGTGCTTCGAGGAGTCAGGGTGACGCGCCGGCCTGTGTGCGAGCCGTCAAGCGCGGCCGTGCCGACCTGTGAGTATAGGTTCGATAGTGTCGAACACGATGCACAAGACCCTGATCGTGACGAACGACTTCCCGCCCCGTCCGGGCGGCATCCAGGCCTTCCTGCACAACATGGCGCTGCGCCTGGACCCCGAACAACTCGTCGTCTACGCCTCCACGTGGAAGCGCGGCCACGAGGGTGCCGAGGCGACCGCGGCGTTCGACGCCGAGCAGCCCTTCACCGTCGTACGGGACCGCACGACGATGCTGCTCCCGACGCCCGGCGCCACCCGCCGCGCGGCCGGCCTGCTGCGCGAACACGGCTGTACGTCGGTGTGGTTCGGGGCGGCCGCCCCGCTCGGCCTGATGGCACCCGCGCTGCGCCGGGCGGGCGCCCGCCGCATCGTGGCGACCACGCACGGGCACGAGGCCGGCTGGGCCCAGCTGCCCGCCGCACGCACCCTGCTGCGCCGCATCGGCGAGTCCACCGACACGATCACCTACCTCGGCGAGTACACGCGCTCCCGCATCGCCGCCGCCCTGACGCCCGAGGCCGCCGCGCGCATGGTCCAGCTGCCGCCCGGCGTCGACGAGGGGACCTTCCACCCGGGGTCCGGCGGTGCGGAGGTCCGCGCCCGGCTCGGCCTCACCGACCGGCCGGTCGTCGTCTGCGTCTCCCGCCTGGTCCCGCGCAAGGGCCAGGACACCCTCGTCCGCGCGATGCCCCGCGTCCTGGCCAAGCACCCGGACGCGGTGCTGCTGATCGTCGGCGGCGGGCCCTACGAGAAGGACCTGCGCGCCCTCGTCCGCGACACCGGGGTGACGGAGTCGGTCCGGTTCACCGGGGCGGTGCCCTGGTCGGAACTGCCCGCGCACTTCGGCGCCGGAGACGTCTTCGCGATGCCGTGCCGTACGCGCCGGGGCGGCCTCGACGTCGAGGGGCTCGGCATCGTGTACCTGGAGGCGTCGGCGACGGGCCTGCCGGTGGTGGCCGGCGACTCGGGCGGCGCGCCCGACGCAGTGCTCGACGGTGAGACGGGCTGGGTCGTCCACGGCGGCTCCGCCGAGGAGACCGCCGACCGCGTCACCACCCTGCTCGCCGACCCCGAACTCCGCCGCCGCATGGGGGAGCGGGGCCGCGCCTGGGTCGAGGAGAAGTGGCTCTGGGACCTGCTGGCGGAACGGCTGCGCGAGCTGCTCTGAAGCCGCCCACGGGGGTTCGGCGCCCGGATTCCTGGCGCCCCGTCAGGGGCGCCGGGAACTGCGCGAGCAACCACCACGAGGTGTCCGCCCGGGAGCGGCATCCGCCCGCACGGCGGAACCCGGCTGCGCAGCGGGTGCGGCGGCGCAGCCGGGAAGGGGCCGGGGCCGTAACTCCGGCGCTCGGGGATCAGCCCCGATAAAGTGCCTCGATCTCGCTCGCGTAGTCCTTCGCGACGACATTCCGCTTCAGCTTCAGCGACGGCGTCAGGTGCCCCGACTCCTCGGTGAACTGGTGCGCCAGGATGCGGAACTTACGGACCGACTCGGCCTTGGACACCGCCGCGTTGCCGTCGTCGATCGCGTCCTGGATGGCGGCGAGCAGGTCCGGGTCCTCGCGCAGCGTCGCCGCGGTCGAACTGACCGGCTTGCCGTGCTCCTCGGCCCACCGGACCAGGAACTCCTCGTCGACGGTGACGAGGGCGCCCACGAAGGGGCGTCCGTCGCCGACCACCATGCACTCGGCGACCAGCGCGTGCGCGCGGATGCGGTCCTCGATCACGGCCGGGGCGACGTTCTTGCCGCCGGCGGTGACGATGATCTCCTTCTTGCGGCCGGTGATGCGGAGATAGCCGTCCTCGTCGAGGGTGCCGATGTCACCGGTGTGGAACCAGCCGTCGGCCAGCGCCTCGGCGGTCGCGCCCTCGTTGTTCCAGTACTCCTTGAACAGGTGCTCACCGTGCAGCAGCACCTCGCCGTCGTCGGCGATGCGGATGACGGAGCCGGGCAGCGGCTGGCCGACCGTGCCGATCTTCGTGCGGTCCCACGGGTTGAAGGCCGTGGCCGCGCAGGACTCGGTGAGGCCGTAGCCCTCCAGGACCGTGAAGCCGATGCCGCGGAAGAAGTGGCCGAGCCGCTCGCCGAGCGGGGCGCCGCCCGAGATCGCGTACTCGCCGCGTCCGCCGAGGACCGCGCGCAGCTTGCTGTAGACGAGCTTGTCGAACGTCTTGTACTTGATCTTCAGGCCGAGCGACGGGCCCGAGGGAGTGTCCAGCGCCCGGCTGTACGCGATGGCCGTGTCCGCGGCCTTGTCGAAGATCTTGCCCTTGCCGTCCGCCTGGGCCTTGGCGCGCGCCGAGTTGTAGACCTTCTCGAAGACGCGCGGCACACCGAGGATCAGCGTCGGCCGGAACGAGGCCAGCTCGTCCGTGAGGTTCTTGATGTCCGGGACACAGCCCAGCTTGATCGGCGCCATCATCGGCGCGACCTGCACGAGCCGTCCGAAGACGTGGGCGAGCGGGAGGAAGAGCAGCACGGAGCACTCGCCCGTACGGAACAGCGGGCGCAGTCGCTCCACGATGTTGCCGCACTCGGCGAAGAAGGCACGGTGGGTGAGGACACAGCCCTTGGGGCGGCCCGTCGTCCCGGACGTGTAGACAATGGTCGCCGGATCGTCCGCCTTGGCGAGCGAACTGCGCTCCTCGACGGCGGCGTCACTGACGTCGTGACCGAGACGCCCCAGCTCCTCGACGCCGCCGGCCTCGATCTGCCAGACGTGCTTGAGGGCGGGCAGGTGGTCGCGCACCGACTCGACGGAGGCCGCGTGCGTGGCCAGCTCGACGATGCAGGCGGTCGCGCCCGAGTCGCCGAGGATCCACTGCACCTGCTCGGCCGAGCTGGTCTCGTACACCGGGACGGTGACCGCGCCGGCGCTCCAGATCGCGAAGTCGAGCAGCGTCCACTCGTAGCGGGTACGCGACATCAGGGCGACCCGGTCCCCGGGCTGCACGCCCGAGGCGATCAGGCCCTTGGCCGCGGCACGCACCTCGGCGAGGAACGTCGTGGCGCTCACGTCCGTCCACGTGCCGCCGACCTTGCGCGCGATGACGGCGACGTCGGGATGCTGCGCGGCGTTTCTGCGGACGATGTCGGTGAGATTTCCGTCAGCGGGGACCTCGTACAAAGCCGGAAGGCTGAACTCGCGCAAGACTGCTGCTCCTCATAGGGCGCCGACGCCACGACTCTGTGTGATGCGACGGTGCGGTCCAAGGCTCGGGCAGGTACTCGGAAGATCACTGGTTGAAATCCTGAGTACGACTGGACTGGCCGGACGTTACCCGCCGGTATGGCTTCTTCGACAGGGGGGTCGAGCGAGATGTTCCATGCGTCACACGTGTTGGCGTTCCTTCGCGCAGAGTAGTCCACGCCTTTCCCGGCCAGCCAGTAATCGCAGGTCCGGCCGCCTCTGTTCACGTTTGCCGCACACGCCTACGCTTGATCGTCATGGCACCCACACCGGTCGGAAACCCGAGGACGCGCGTTCACGTGGTCAGTGACGTGCATGGCAACGTCCGGGACCTGGCCCGGGCCGGCGACGGCGCTGACGCCCTGGTCTGCCTCGGTGACCTGGTCCTCTTCCTGGACTACGCGGACCACTCCCGCGGCATCTTCCCCGAGCTCTTCGGCGTGGAGAACGCCGACCGCATCGTCGAGCTGCGCACCGCCCGCCGCTTCGAGGAGGCCCGCGCGTTCGGGGCCCGGCTGTGGGCCGGCATCGGCACCGAGCGGGCCGCCGCCATCGAGAAGGCCGTACGCAAGCAGTACGCCGAGATGTTCGCCGCGTTCCCCACTCCGACGTACGCCACCTACGGCAATGTCGACATGCCGAACCTGTGGCCGGAGTACGCCGGACCCGGTACCACCGTCCTCGACGGCGAGCGGGTGGAGATCGGCGGCCGCGTGTTCGGCTTCGTCGGCGGCGGACTGCGGACACCGATGCGCACCCCGTACGAGATCAGCGACGAGGAGTACGCGGCCAAGATCGAGGCGGTCGGCGAGGTCGACGTGCTCTGCACGCACATCCCGCCGGAGGTTCCGGAGCTGGTCTACGACACCGTGGCGCGCCGCTTCGAGCGGGGATCCCGCGCCCTGCTGGACGCGATCCGGCGTACGCGCCCCCGGTACGCGCTCTTCGGCCACGTCCACCAGCCCCTCGCCCGCCGGATGCGCGTCGGGGCGACGGAATGCGTGAATGTGGGGCACTTCGCGGGGTCGGGCCGGCCCTGGGTGCTGGAGTGGTGAGCCGCCGGGGTGGTGAACGCCGGGCGGGGTGACGGTGGCCGTGGCTGTGCGCGGTAGCCTTCACGCTGCACAGACGTGCGCACCACCCTCCCTCACCGGACCGCATCTGGAGGAGCCACCGCGATGGCGGAACACACCAGTTCGAGCATCACGATCGAGGCGGCACCGGAGGAGGTCATGGCGGTGATCGCCGACTTCGCCCGCTACCCGGACTGGACGGGTGAGGTGAAGGAGGCCGAGGTGCTGAAGACGGACGCGCAGGGCCGCGCGGAACAGGTCCGCCTCGTCATGGACGCCGGCGCCATCAAGGACGACCAGACCCTCGGCTACACCTGGACCGGGGACCACGAGGTCTCCTGGACCCTGGTCAAGTCCCAGATGCTGCGCTCGCTCGACGGCTCGTACCTGCTCGCGGCCGTCGGTGCCGGGGCGACCGAGGTGACCTACCGGCTCACCGTCGACGTCAAGATCCCGATGCTCGGGATGATCAAGCGCAAGGCCGAGAAGGTCATCATCGACCGGGCGCTGGCGGGCCTGAAGAAGCGCGTCGAAGAAACGGCCTAGCCACCCAGGGGCGCCCGCTCTCCCGGCCCACGCACTTACCCCGGTGAGCCCGGGAGGCCCCGCCCGTCAGGGCCCACCCTTTCCTCGCCCCCTCCGCCCCTACCCGTCCCGACCTGGGGCTCCGCCCCAGACCCCGCTCCTCAAACGCCGGAGGGGCTGATTTTTCCCCGCTCGAAGCGCTGAAGGCTCTGCCCGCACCCGGGATCCGGCGGAAGGGGCGAGCCCCGGCCACGCACGGCCCGCGGTCGGCGTCCGGCGGGAGGGGCCGTGCCGGTACATCGGATGCCCGTCGCTTACGTCCGGATCGAGCAGCCGGGTGTTGATGACTGAGGTCTGATGCAGCGGCGACGGGCGGATGCACCGGCGCGGCCCCGACCCACCCACCGGACCGCACCCGAGACCGCGACAGGCCCCCGGCCCGGTATCCGCACAGGCCCCGGCCCGAGACCGGCAGAGGCCCCCGGCCCGGTACCGGTACCGTTCACCCCCATGCGCACCATCCTGATCACCGGCCAGGGCGGCACCGGCCGTACCACCGTCGCCGCGGCCACCGCGCTGAAGGCGGCCCGCGAGGGCACCCGCACCCTGGTGCTCACCGCCGACCGCACCGACACCCTCGGCGCCGTCCTCGGCGTCCCCACCGGCCCGGACCCCGTCGAGGCCGCCCCCCATCTCACCGCCTGGCGCCCCGACGCGGCCGCCCGCTTCCGCGACGACCTCACCGCGTTCCAGCAGCGCGCCACCACCGCCCTCGACCTGCTCGGCGCCTCCCGTCTGGACGCCGAGGAGGTCACGCCGCTGCCCGGCGCCGAGGAGCTCGCCCTGCTCAGGGCCCTGCGCGACGCCGCGCTGTCGGACGCGTACGACCTCCTCGTCGTGGACCTGCCGCCCGCTCCGCAGGCCCTCGCCCTCCTCGCCCTGCCCGAGGAACTCCGCCGCTACCTGCGCCGCCTGCTCCCGCCCGAGCGTCAGGCGGCCCGCGCCCTGCGCCCCGTCCTCGGTCGGCTCGCGGGCGTCCCGATGCCCGCCGAGTGGCTGTACGAGACGGCAGCCCGCTGGGACGTCGAGCTGGCCGCCGTACAGGCCGTCGTCGAGGACCGCGCCACGACCGTGCGCCTGGTCGCCGAGCCGGGCCCCGCCGGTGCCGACGCCGTCCGCACCGCGGCCACCGCCCTGGCCCTGCGCGGCCTGCCCGTCGACACCCTGGTGGCGAACCGGGTCCTGCCGGGCGCCACCAACGACACCTGGCTCGCGGCCCTCGCCGCCCAGCAGCGCAAGGCCCTGGACGAGTGGCAGGACGCGTACGACCTCCACGAGGTCCCGCACGCGGGCCACGACCCGCGCGGCCCGCACGACCTCGCCGCGCTGCCCGTACCGGCCGTCAACACCGCGCCCACCCCCGTCGAGTGGCCCGTCGTCGACCGTCTCGCCGACGACGGCGTCCTCGTCTGGAACATCCCGCTGCCCGGCGCGATACGCGACGAACTCGACCTCATCCGGCGCGGCGACGAACTCGTCGTCACCGTCGGCCCCTTCCGCCGGATCGTGCCGCTGCCGTCCGCGCTGCGCCGCTGCACCGTGGCCGGCGCGGCCCTGCGCGAGGGAGAGCTGCGCATCCGCTTCGCGCCGGACCCCGGCCTGTGGCCGCGCGGCACCTGAGCGGGGACGCGGCAGGCGACGTGGCCGAAGGACGTGCCCCGGTCCTGATCGGGGCCGTCGGGACGGTGAACGGTGTACCGCCGTTCGGGTAACGTCGAAGGCACGAACACGTAGGCAGGAGTCCGCCATGAGCGAAGAGCGCCCCCCATCCGACGCCGCTCAGGAGGAGACGGCCGACGAGGTGCGCGTCGATGAGGCGCACGCGACGGACGCCGACGCCTGGGCGACGGCGTGCGCCGAGGACCTAGCGGAGGAACAGGCCCGCCGCCGCACCCAGCACGGCCCGCCCCCCGGCTCCGCCGCCGAGGAACTGCGCAAGCTCGTCGACGCCGTCGCCGACAAGCTCTCCGGGATCCAGTCGCCGCTGTTCGGCGCGGTCGCCTCGGGCACCGCCCAGCAGATGGTCAACCAGGTCGTCCAGCAGGCCAGGGCCGCCGTCGAACCGGTGATCGAGCGCAACCCGGACGTCTTCGACCATCTCGCCGCCGCGGGCACCGAACTGCTCGCCGCCTACCGCTCGGCCGTCGAGACGCAGGAGCGGCGCTGGACCACCCGAGACACCGGATCTCGTGACGAGGAGCCCGGTCCAGGGGAACACATCGACCTGGACTAAAGGTCGCTCGGGTACGGTTGCCCGTAGCGGGGCTCGACCGAAACTGAGGGATTCATGGGACTCACCATCGGCGTCGATATCGGCGGCACGAAGATCGCGGCCGGTGTGGTCGACGAGGAAGGCAACATCCTCTCGACGCACAAGGTGCCGACTCCCAGCACGCCGCAGGCCATCGTGGACGCCATCGCCTCGGCCGTGGAGGGCGCGCGGGCCGGTCACGACATCGTGGGCGTCGGCATCGGTGCCGCCGGATACGTGAACCGCCAGCGCTCGACGGTGTACTTCGCGCCGAACATCGACTGGCGCCAGGAGCCGCTCAAGGCCGAGGTCGAGCAGCGCGTGGGCCTGCCGGTCGTCGTGGAGAACGACGCGAACGCGGCCGCGTGGGGGGAGTACAAGTTCGGTGCGGGCAAGGGGCACCGCAACGTCATCTGCATCACCCTGGGCACCGGCCTCGGCGGCGGCATCATCATCGGCAACAAGCTGCGCCGGGGGCACTTCGGCGTGGCCGCCGAGTTCGGCCACATCCGGATGGTCCCGGACGGCCTGCTGTGCGGCTGCGGCTCGCAGGGGTGCTGGGAGCAGTACGCGTCCGGGCGCGCCCTCGTCCGCTACGCCAAGCAGCGGGCGAACGCCACCCCGGAGGCCGCGGAGGTCCTGCTGGGCCTCGGCGACGGTTCCCCCGACGGCATCGAGGGCAAGCACATCTCGA
The window above is part of the Streptomyces sp. NBC_01428 genome. Proteins encoded here:
- a CDS encoding AMP-dependent synthetase/ligase — protein: MREFSLPALYEVPADGNLTDIVRRNAAQHPDVAVIARKVGGTWTDVSATTFLAEVRAAAKGLIASGVQPGDRVALMSRTRYEWTLLDFAIWSAGAVTVPVYETSSAEQVQWILGDSGATACIVELATHAASVESVRDHLPALKHVWQIEAGGVEELGRLGHDVSDAAVEERSSLAKADDPATIVYTSGTTGRPKGCVLTHRAFFAECGNIVERLRPLFRTGECSVLLFLPLAHVFGRLVQVAPMMAPIKLGCVPDIKNLTDELASFRPTLILGVPRVFEKVYNSARAKAQADGKGKIFDKAADTAIAYSRALDTPSGPSLGLKIKYKTFDKLVYSKLRAVLGGRGEYAISGGAPLGERLGHFFRGIGFTVLEGYGLTESCAATAFNPWDRTKIGTVGQPLPGSVIRIADDGEVLLHGEHLFKEYWNNEGATAEALADGWFHTGDIGTLDEDGYLRITGRKKEIIVTAGGKNVAPAVIEDRIRAHALVAECMVVGDGRPFVGALVTVDEEFLVRWAEEHGKPVSSTAATLREDPDLLAAIQDAIDDGNAAVSKAESVRKFRILAHQFTEESGHLTPSLKLKRNVVAKDYASEIEALYRG
- a CDS encoding glycosyltransferase family 4 protein produces the protein MHKTLIVTNDFPPRPGGIQAFLHNMALRLDPEQLVVYASTWKRGHEGAEATAAFDAEQPFTVVRDRTTMLLPTPGATRRAAGLLREHGCTSVWFGAAAPLGLMAPALRRAGARRIVATTHGHEAGWAQLPAARTLLRRIGESTDTITYLGEYTRSRIAAALTPEAAARMVQLPPGVDEGTFHPGSGGAEVRARLGLTDRPVVVCVSRLVPRKGQDTLVRAMPRVLAKHPDAVLLIVGGGPYEKDLRALVRDTGVTESVRFTGAVPWSELPAHFGAGDVFAMPCRTRRGGLDVEGLGIVYLEASATGLPVVAGDSGGAPDAVLDGETGWVVHGGSAEETADRVTTLLADPELRRRMGERGRAWVEEKWLWDLLAERLRELL
- a CDS encoding DUF5304 domain-containing protein, with translation MSEERPPSDAAQEETADEVRVDEAHATDADAWATACAEDLAEEQARRRTQHGPPPGSAAEELRKLVDAVADKLSGIQSPLFGAVASGTAQQMVNQVVQQARAAVEPVIERNPDVFDHLAAAGTELLAAYRSAVETQERRWTTRDTGSRDEEPGPGEHIDLD
- a CDS encoding ROK family glucokinase, whose translation is MGLTIGVDIGGTKIAAGVVDEEGNILSTHKVPTPSTPQAIVDAIASAVEGARAGHDIVGVGIGAAGYVNRQRSTVYFAPNIDWRQEPLKAEVEQRVGLPVVVENDANAAAWGEYKFGAGKGHRNVICITLGTGLGGGIIIGNKLRRGHFGVAAEFGHIRMVPDGLLCGCGSQGCWEQYASGRALVRYAKQRANATPEAAEVLLGLGDGSPDGIEGKHISMAARQGDPVAVDSYRELARWAGAGLADLASLFDPSAFIVGGGLSDEGELVLDPIRKSYKRWLVGGNWRPVADVIAAQLGNKAGLVGAADLAREPDPIM
- a CDS encoding SRPBCC family protein codes for the protein MAEHTSSSITIEAAPEEVMAVIADFARYPDWTGEVKEAEVLKTDAQGRAEQVRLVMDAGAIKDDQTLGYTWTGDHEVSWTLVKSQMLRSLDGSYLLAAVGAGATEVTYRLTVDVKIPMLGMIKRKAEKVIIDRALAGLKKRVEETA
- a CDS encoding glycosyltransferase family 87 protein yields the protein MTGASRARVALGMTALLGIWALTRVLLLLFVTKVYVFPGPDVTSDVSVIYQGWYDVLRHGSFPRQDVTWQYPPAAALAILSPGLLPFLDYPHAFFVLAFVADLVVFGLLLYAGSRSGSTRRGTWVWVIGVPLLGPTVYARYDLMVTAVAVAALLAGVRHPRVMGALVAFGAMVKVWPVLLLVGAVRRRAWGSAVVTAAVIAAVFWITMPGAFAFLTFQRDRGTEVESLGSLVFHVARHHGWNGQVLLNYGSVEFLGPHVDLVSTAALVLTALAFGWLLLWRLSARRFPPHTLADAAFVAVLMFTATSRVISPQYMVWLVGLAAVCLCFRASRMALPAALVLIACFVTVLEFPVYFADVVASDTLGITLLVVRNGLLVAASLLAARSLWRGTVSEPAPDLPAQPSLARETLASS
- a CDS encoding ArsA family ATPase: MRTILITGQGGTGRTTVAAATALKAAREGTRTLVLTADRTDTLGAVLGVPTGPDPVEAAPHLTAWRPDAAARFRDDLTAFQQRATTALDLLGASRLDAEEVTPLPGAEELALLRALRDAALSDAYDLLVVDLPPAPQALALLALPEELRRYLRRLLPPERQAARALRPVLGRLAGVPMPAEWLYETAARWDVELAAVQAVVEDRATTVRLVAEPGPAGADAVRTAATALALRGLPVDTLVANRVLPGATNDTWLAALAAQQRKALDEWQDAYDLHEVPHAGHDPRGPHDLAALPVPAVNTAPTPVEWPVVDRLADDGVLVWNIPLPGAIRDELDLIRRGDELVVTVGPFRRIVPLPSALRRCTVAGAALREGELRIRFAPDPGLWPRGT
- a CDS encoding metallophosphoesterase family protein, which produces MVSDVHGNVRDLARAGDGADALVCLGDLVLFLDYADHSRGIFPELFGVENADRIVELRTARRFEEARAFGARLWAGIGTERAAAIEKAVRKQYAEMFAAFPTPTYATYGNVDMPNLWPEYAGPGTTVLDGERVEIGGRVFGFVGGGLRTPMRTPYEISDEEYAAKIEAVGEVDVLCTHIPPEVPELVYDTVARRFERGSRALLDAIRRTRPRYALFGHVHQPLARRMRVGATECVNVGHFAGSGRPWVLEW